One genomic segment of Camelus ferus isolate YT-003-E chromosome 19, BCGSAC_Cfer_1.0, whole genome shotgun sequence includes these proteins:
- the LOC116657799 gene encoding beta-defensin 118-like → MEANKNLSPKLHCRMFWTLGPATAFSNTMKFLLLTLTVFLILFQMLPVCRGRKSCWILKGHCRQDCKSGEQIKKPCRNGDYCCVPRKTDSQHHGPLQAPIRKSQTFNNNLKGTLHLEHVPGVIIEPARI, encoded by the exons ATGGAGGCAAATAAAAATCTGAGTCCCAAGCTCCATTGCAGAATGTTCTGGACTCTTGGACCTGCCACAGCCTTCTCAAACACCATGAAATTCTTGCTCCTGACCCTTACTGTATTTTTGATCCTGTTCCAGATGTTGCCAG TCTGCAGGGGCCGAAAATCTTGCTGGATCTTGAAAGGACACTGCAGGCAAGACTGCAAATCTGGTGAACAGATTAAAAAGCCATGTAGAAATGGTGACTATTGCTGTGTTCCAAGGAAGACAGATTCTCAGCACCATGGACCACTCCAAGCACCTATCAGGAAATCTCaaacttttaataataatttgaaagGAACTTTGCATTTGGAGCATGTACCAGGAGTCATCATAGAACCAGCAAGAATTTAG